One Prolixibacteraceae bacterium DNA segment encodes these proteins:
- a CDS encoding TonB-dependent receptor, whose translation MKRQFLLLVFLTLLSMSEVLAQTFYVQGTVRGKSDNLTIPGVSVFIKGTTVGTITDFDGNFKIKVPSKESVIVFSYVGMKTQEFVVGDQVRIDALMAEDAINMDEVVVVGYGTVKKSEATGAISSVKSEDLAKAPVASVAQALQGKATGVQVISTSGRAGDETQISLRGNGSLSAGNSVLYIIDGVSQSSMGNISPQDIESMEILKDAASTAIYGSRAANGVILITTKNGKAGKSSVNVNAYYGIQDLVKKPELLNAQQYVDVQNQSIINELGEGATGLLGAPKYDTDWIGLVTREHAKVQNYQTSFSSGNEKTQFYWSGSYYDQEGVIKKDQYTKYRTKLNLTHRVADWLKLGVNSFFAASESVPLSEDNSIYQPWSGAMRAQPNQPAFDENGKPIAYAGFTNPMFAFERQLTSKNTDLGGAFFADITPIEGLVWHSSVSGNIHMNRYNRYDSPSSKQGSSVNGSGYYSTTYNRDFLVENTLTYKNSLLDKSLTYTVLIGHSFQKWQFEDSYVQGQNFPSESLRWLTSAGEITNGRSYYSANALESYFSRFQFSYEGRYNMMLSLRRDASSKFRKENNSGVFPAVSLGWNASKESFFPQDILVSTLSLRASYGVTGNQSGISYASGQNLLVSGKNYNDKPGIAATSVYNPDLTWEKSRSLNAGLNLGLFEDRLTFTADGYIKKSDDLLNNVSITYESGFRTKKANVGQTQNIGFELGLVGDIIKQSDLNVSLNANFSYNKSEVVDAGKKSKDYYTTSFVSIVKEGYAIGSFDLLEYQGVADEDYVYIDKDGNEGKTVLAGNALYTDVNGDGQITSADSKVYEGGIAPIFGGLGLNVDYKNFDFHITAQYSLGKKTYNMSRKAQVAGAPIGQKKGYSRNMWTAQLDYWTPENHSDIPQLTTDSDLSAWNNKDSSRFLEDADYLRISDITLGYSFGSKVNFIKTARIYLQARNLFTLTNYSGLDPEVQYVDPSATNNKVSAGVDNGGIPNSRTFLIGLNLNF comes from the coding sequence ATGAAAAGACAATTTTTATTGTTGGTATTTTTGACACTATTGTCGATGTCAGAAGTACTAGCACAGACGTTCTATGTTCAAGGTACGGTAAGAGGTAAAAGTGATAATCTTACAATCCCTGGAGTTTCTGTATTTATCAAAGGAACTACTGTAGGAACAATTACAGATTTCGATGGTAACTTCAAAATTAAAGTTCCTTCTAAGGAAAGTGTTATTGTATTTTCTTATGTGGGAATGAAAACACAAGAGTTTGTTGTTGGCGATCAAGTTCGCATCGATGCTTTAATGGCTGAAGATGCAATCAATATGGATGAGGTTGTTGTGGTTGGATACGGTACAGTAAAAAAGAGTGAAGCCACTGGTGCCATTAGTTCTGTAAAATCAGAAGATCTAGCCAAAGCTCCTGTTGCTTCTGTTGCACAGGCTCTTCAGGGAAAAGCAACAGGTGTTCAGGTTATTTCTACAAGTGGACGCGCTGGAGATGAAACTCAAATTAGTTTGAGAGGAAATGGATCTTTAAGCGCTGGTAACAGTGTCCTTTATATAATTGACGGAGTATCCCAATCTTCGATGGGAAATATTTCTCCTCAAGATATTGAGAGTATGGAGATTCTTAAAGATGCTGCTTCTACAGCAATTTATGGTTCACGTGCTGCCAATGGGGTTATTCTGATCACTACTAAGAATGGTAAAGCAGGAAAATCATCTGTAAACGTGAATGCGTATTATGGAATACAGGATCTTGTAAAAAAGCCTGAATTGTTAAATGCACAACAATATGTTGATGTTCAAAACCAATCAATCATCAATGAGCTAGGGGAAGGTGCTACAGGTCTTCTTGGTGCTCCTAAGTATGATACAGATTGGATTGGACTGGTTACAAGAGAACATGCCAAGGTTCAAAATTATCAAACAAGTTTCAGTTCGGGTAATGAAAAAACTCAATTCTACTGGTCAGGTTCATATTATGACCAAGAAGGGGTCATCAAAAAAGACCAATACACAAAGTATAGAACTAAGTTAAACCTAACACATCGTGTTGCTGATTGGTTAAAATTAGGTGTAAATAGTTTCTTTGCAGCATCAGAAAGTGTGCCATTAAGTGAGGATAATAGTATCTATCAACCTTGGAGTGGTGCAATGAGAGCACAACCTAATCAACCTGCATTTGATGAAAATGGTAAACCTATTGCATATGCTGGTTTTACAAACCCTATGTTTGCTTTTGAGAGACAACTTACTAGTAAGAATACGGATCTAGGTGGTGCTTTCTTTGCTGACATTACTCCAATAGAAGGTCTAGTGTGGCATTCAAGTGTAAGTGGGAACATTCACATGAATAGATATAATCGTTATGATTCTCCTAGTTCAAAACAAGGATCTTCAGTAAATGGATCTGGGTATTATAGCACTACTTATAATAGAGATTTTTTGGTTGAGAATACTTTAACTTACAAAAACTCTCTTCTAGATAAGTCCCTTACCTATACAGTTCTTATCGGACACTCTTTCCAAAAATGGCAGTTTGAGGATTCATATGTACAAGGGCAGAACTTTCCATCTGAATCTTTAAGATGGTTAACTTCAGCTGGAGAGATTACTAATGGTCGAAGTTATTATAGTGCCAATGCATTAGAATCATATTTTTCACGTTTCCAATTCTCATATGAAGGACGTTATAATATGATGCTATCTCTTCGTAGAGATGCTTCTTCTAAGTTTAGAAAAGAGAATAATTCGGGTGTTTTTCCAGCAGTATCTTTAGGTTGGAATGCTTCTAAAGAGTCTTTCTTCCCTCAAGATATTCTTGTTTCTACTTTAAGTCTTCGTGCTTCTTATGGTGTTACTGGTAACCAATCTGGTATCAGTTATGCATCTGGACAAAATCTATTGGTATCAGGAAAAAACTATAATGATAAACCAGGTATTGCTGCGACATCTGTTTATAATCCTGATTTGACTTGGGAGAAATCGAGATCATTAAATGCTGGTTTAAACTTAGGTCTTTTTGAGGATCGTTTAACTTTCACAGCAGATGGTTATATCAAAAAGAGTGATGACCTTCTGAACAATGTTTCTATTACGTATGAGTCTGGTTTTAGAACCAAAAAAGCTAATGTTGGTCAGACACAGAATATCGGTTTTGAACTTGGATTGGTTGGTGATATCATTAAACAATCAGATTTAAATGTAAGCTTGAATGCAAACTTTTCCTACAATAAGAGTGAAGTCGTAGATGCAGGTAAAAAGTCTAAAGATTATTATACTACTAGTTTTGTTTCAATTGTTAAAGAAGGCTATGCCATTGGATCTTTTGATCTTTTAGAATACCAAGGTGTTGCTGACGAAGACTACGTATATATTGACAAAGATGGTAATGAAGGAAAAACTGTTCTAGCTGGAAATGCCCTTTATACTGATGTAAACGGAGATGGACAAATTACTTCGGCCGATTCAAAGGTGTATGAAGGAGGTATTGCTCCAATCTTTGGTGGACTTGGTTTAAATGTAGATTACAAGAATTTTGATTTTCATATCACTGCACAGTACTCTTTAGGAAAGAAGACTTATAATATGTCTCGTAAAGCACAAGTTGCAGGTGCTCCAATAGGTCAGAAAAAAGGCTATTCAAGAAACATGTGGACAGCCCAGTTAGATTATTGGACGCCAGAGAATCATTCAGATATTCCTCAATTAACAACAGACTCAGATCTAAGTGCTTGGAATAATAAAGATTCAAGTAGATTTTTAGAGGATGCAGACTACTTAAGAATTTCTGATATTACTCTTGGTTATAGTTTTGGAAGCAAAGTTAACTTTATTAAAACAGCTCGTATTTATCTTCAAGCGAGAAATTTGTTTACTCTAACTAATTATAGTGGATTAGATCCAGAGGTTCAGTATGTTGACCCTTCAGCAACCAACAACAAAGTTTCCGCTGGTGTTGACAATGGTGGAATCCCGAACAGTAGAACTTTCTTGATCGGACTAAACTTAAATTTTTAA
- a CDS encoding RagB/SusD family nutrient uptake outer membrane protein: MKRNIYITLVLLLGLLTACEKDLNIPSQVSVNAEANTTKSDIDAMVIGMYNKMLSPSRFEYLNHLYPEFLADDINGISIQFRQIKYTMDHSIPSDDILLNYMYYPVYETVARCNNIIKQKNATLAQRSSAYFCRALSFLRLNDLFAGVPYIKEDYVIDTPVAPSTNDEVLELIVEDLKYAAENAVDFDEKSRKESYSIVSKSAAKALLARVYRLQGNIVEAGKVAEEVISLDKFSLAKNPASNDSEIIMQFTGNKKDGSLVGYVFSKPSYGWNCFSASEELTKLIKGDDTRVNTFKSLELGEGENKKTYMVPNKYTEEQDSSIPVVRIAEMYLISAEAGNDNRLKEFQTIRKSSLSLENERRLELCFEAGIRWEDLKLAGKENYVLPYPDNAVDANPLLKRP; encoded by the coding sequence ATGAAAAGAAATATATATATCACCCTAGTCTTGTTATTGGGGCTATTAACTGCATGTGAAAAGGATTTAAATATTCCATCACAAGTTAGTGTAAATGCAGAAGCAAATACAACAAAAAGTGATATCGATGCGATGGTTATCGGAATGTATAATAAAATGTTATCACCATCACGCTTTGAATACCTGAATCACCTATATCCAGAGTTCTTAGCGGATGATATAAACGGTATTTCTATACAATTTCGTCAGATTAAGTATACAATGGACCATAGTATTCCTTCTGATGATATTCTTTTGAATTATATGTATTATCCAGTTTATGAGACTGTTGCACGTTGTAATAATATCATCAAACAAAAAAATGCAACTTTAGCGCAAAGATCTTCTGCTTATTTTTGTAGAGCACTCTCTTTTTTACGATTGAATGACCTTTTTGCAGGAGTTCCTTATATTAAAGAAGATTATGTGATCGACACGCCTGTCGCTCCTTCTACAAATGATGAAGTTTTAGAATTAATTGTTGAAGATCTTAAATATGCAGCAGAGAATGCTGTTGATTTTGACGAGAAATCTCGTAAAGAATCATACTCAATTGTTTCAAAAAGTGCTGCTAAAGCATTGTTAGCTCGTGTATATCGTCTTCAGGGCAATATTGTTGAGGCTGGTAAAGTTGCAGAAGAGGTAATCTCATTGGACAAGTTTTCATTAGCTAAGAATCCTGCTTCTAATGATAGTGAGATTATCATGCAATTTACTGGTAATAAAAAAGATGGTAGCCTTGTAGGATATGTTTTTTCAAAACCGTCATATGGGTGGAACTGTTTCTCTGCCTCTGAAGAATTGACAAAACTAATTAAAGGAGACGATACACGTGTAAATACCTTTAAAAGTCTAGAACTAGGTGAAGGAGAGAACAAAAAAACTTATATGGTTCCCAATAAATATACTGAAGAACAAGACTCTTCAATTCCTGTAGTGCGTATTGCAGAGATGTATTTAATTTCAGCAGAAGCAGGGAATGACAATCGTTTAAAGGAATTTCAAACCATTCGTAAATCAAGTTTATCTCTTGAAAACGAGCGTCGATTAGAGTTATGTTTCGAAGCTGGAATTCGTTGGGAGGATCTAAAGCTTGCTGGAAAAGAAAACTATGTATTGCCTTATCCAGATAATGCAGTGGATGCAAATCCATTATTGAAAAGACCTTAA
- a CDS encoding hemolysin family protein yields MSSFAIVIITIILSAFFSGMEIAYLSSNKLRLEVDKKRNALNSKLLNIYTKNPSRYISTMLVGNNIALVIYGLAFSTILAPIIANWTTSTSAEIIIQTLLSTIIILVFAEFLPKTLFRVNPNMSINIFSIPVALFYILFYPITSLTQLITKMVIKLLAKNGKIKDEDEKQIFGRIDLDNLLNEQELENQENIPENEIKLFKNALDFSKVKLRECIVPRPEIHALEIDSTIDELKHLLIETGFSKILIFESSIDHIVGYVHSSDLFKNPSSIKEILRNVDFVPETMEASKLLSKFLKQNQSIAVVVDEFGGTAGIVTNEDILEEIFGEIEDEHDNDEYIANKMEDNLYMLSGRLEIDDLNERFHLNLPESDNYKTIAGLIINQCERIPKMQEVIKQESYEWKILKSTPTRIELVELRLKDIDLN; encoded by the coding sequence ATGAGTAGTTTTGCCATAGTAATAATAACCATTATCCTTTCTGCTTTTTTCTCCGGAATGGAGATTGCATATCTATCGTCAAATAAACTAAGACTAGAGGTAGACAAAAAAAGAAATGCACTGAACTCAAAACTACTTAATATTTACACAAAAAATCCAAGTCGATATATCTCCACCATGTTGGTCGGTAATAATATTGCTTTGGTAATATACGGACTTGCATTCTCAACAATCTTAGCCCCTATAATTGCAAATTGGACCACATCAACAAGTGCTGAAATTATAATACAGACCTTATTATCAACAATAATAATTCTAGTATTTGCAGAATTTCTCCCCAAAACACTATTTCGTGTAAATCCTAATATGTCCATTAACATTTTCTCTATCCCTGTTGCTCTCTTTTATATCCTCTTCTATCCTATTACATCGTTAACACAATTGATAACCAAGATGGTTATCAAACTGCTGGCAAAGAATGGCAAGATAAAAGATGAGGACGAAAAACAGATATTTGGAAGGATCGATTTAGATAACCTTCTTAATGAACAAGAGCTAGAGAACCAAGAGAACATACCAGAGAATGAAATTAAATTATTCAAAAATGCACTGGACTTCTCAAAAGTAAAATTAAGAGAATGCATCGTACCTAGACCAGAAATTCACGCTCTTGAAATTGATAGTACTATTGACGAACTTAAACATCTTCTGATAGAAACAGGATTTAGTAAAATACTTATATTCGAAAGCTCAATAGACCATATAGTGGGATATGTTCACTCATCAGATCTTTTTAAGAATCCTAGCTCTATAAAAGAAATTTTGCGAAATGTTGATTTCGTTCCAGAAACAATGGAGGCTAGCAAGCTTCTGTCTAAATTTCTTAAACAAAATCAAAGTATCGCAGTGGTTGTCGATGAATTTGGAGGGACAGCAGGTATTGTTACTAATGAAGATATCCTAGAAGAGATTTTTGGAGAAATTGAAGACGAGCATGATAATGATGAATATATCGCAAACAAAATGGAGGATAATCTATACATGCTCTCTGGTCGACTAGAAATAGATGACCTAAATGAACGTTTTCATCTCAATCTTCCGGAAAGTGACAATTATAAAACCATAGCTGGACTTATCATTAATCAATGCGAACGGATTCCTAAGATGCAAGAAGTGATAAAGCAGGAGTCTTATGAATGGAAAATATTAAAAAGTACACCAACAAGAATTGAGTTAGTCGAACTTAGACTAAAAGATATAGATTTAAACTAG
- a CDS encoding PorT family protein: MLKKIALITTFTFLCITSLFSQEKFRLSFVASPQLGWIKTSDHSIEDAKARFGFNFGIESDIFLDSDKRYSFLTGVMLSSMGSKVTYNEDKVINDTAIKAGEDVKIGYKFIEIPAAIKLRSNQTHRSVFYAQFGLSNWINIGSSITTEDDALKGDSIKDNLSFFNMGYNVGGGLEYDLGGRNALNIGVLYQNGFTDISTNDSFMKNSSLRNVRLNLAFIF, from the coding sequence ATGTTAAAAAAAATAGCCCTAATAACAACATTTACATTCTTATGCATTACCTCGCTTTTCTCTCAGGAAAAGTTTCGTCTATCATTTGTTGCTTCCCCGCAACTAGGATGGATAAAAACAAGCGATCATAGTATTGAAGATGCCAAAGCAAGGTTTGGATTTAACTTTGGAATCGAAAGCGACATTTTCTTAGACTCAGATAAGAGGTATTCATTTCTTACAGGAGTAATGCTTTCATCCATGGGATCCAAAGTTACTTACAACGAAGATAAAGTAATCAATGACACTGCGATAAAAGCAGGAGAAGATGTAAAAATTGGATACAAATTTATTGAGATCCCTGCGGCAATAAAGTTAAGGTCAAATCAAACACACAGATCTGTTTTTTATGCCCAATTTGGACTCTCAAATTGGATTAATATTGGCAGTAGTATCACCACAGAAGATGATGCTTTAAAAGGAGATAGCATAAAAGATAATCTATCATTCTTCAATATGGGGTATAATGTTGGAGGTGGACTGGAATATGACCTAGGAGGCAGAAATGCTCTTAATATTGGAGTCTTATATCAGAATGGTTTTACAGATATAAGCACCAACGATTCTTTCATGAAAAACAGTTCACTGCGAAATGTCAGACTAAACTTAGCCTTTATATTTTAG
- a CDS encoding SurA N-terminal domain-containing protein, protein MATLQKIRDKGGVWVGITIGGALLAFVLGGLLKSGSSFSRDEAMEIAEINGTSIKQPEYQKIVDDYTEVYKMRSGGASVDERVTQQIREQAWQVLVRKYVMRDVYEDLDIHITSDELLDMIQGENIHPMIKQLFGNPQTGEVNRPAIVQFLKSIETTASAQQKQYWSFLEDQMIKDREFSKYSSLINKGIFVTNQEAQIDLAERNNQFNINYVTKSYSSLSDSLVKVSDAEMKAYYEKNKENYKHNENTTIKYVVFNVSPSKEDDLQTKKWMEDRKDEFSTTANLTSFMSLNSDVAYDNNFVKPSDVASNLKALVQDGKSGDVYGPYQEGNSWKMAKIIEFKDLPDSVKARHILLPVRNQADLVKNQHLIDSLKTAIESNKTSFAAAAKKYSQDPGSASKGGELGWFRKGQMVPQFEAAAFSGKKGLQVVQSQFGFHLIDVEKTGKKSNNVKIAVLVRNIEPSTSTYRDVYDKASQFVAEGTNSELFDKQAEAMKVSPRIATLSKNQQAIAGITHSRSIIRSAFQAEEANKLILDNKQAAIFECDDNFVVALLSSKQEEGISSFNTVKAQVKLAVVKEKKGVLISKELKGSDLNSIASANNTTVKTAENLNFASYAIPGAGIEPAVIGAAASCKLNQVSAPVVGNNGVYVVQVTNKTKGTDNNVVAAQKRMSNEISYRAAFQAFNELREISDVKDFRIKFY, encoded by the coding sequence ATGGCAACATTACAAAAGATTCGAGACAAAGGTGGGGTTTGGGTAGGAATCACAATAGGTGGTGCACTTCTAGCTTTTGTTTTAGGAGGCTTACTTAAATCGGGAAGCTCTTTCAGTCGCGACGAAGCGATGGAAATAGCTGAAATAAATGGTACTTCAATCAAGCAACCAGAATATCAAAAAATTGTAGACGATTATACAGAGGTGTATAAAATGAGATCTGGAGGCGCTTCCGTAGACGAAAGGGTTACTCAACAGATCCGCGAGCAAGCATGGCAAGTACTAGTACGTAAGTATGTGATGCGAGATGTATATGAAGATTTAGATATTCATATAACATCAGATGAGCTATTGGATATGATCCAAGGTGAAAATATTCACCCTATGATCAAACAACTGTTTGGAAATCCTCAAACAGGAGAAGTGAACAGACCTGCTATCGTACAATTCCTTAAATCAATTGAAACAACAGCTTCTGCTCAACAAAAACAATATTGGAGTTTTCTTGAAGATCAAATGATCAAAGATAGAGAGTTCTCAAAATATAGCAGCCTTATCAATAAAGGAATTTTTGTTACAAACCAAGAGGCACAAATTGATCTAGCAGAACGTAATAATCAATTCAACATCAACTATGTTACTAAAAGTTATAGCAGTTTGAGCGATAGTTTAGTAAAAGTCTCTGATGCTGAAATGAAAGCATATTACGAAAAGAACAAAGAGAACTATAAACACAACGAAAATACAACAATCAAATATGTTGTATTTAACGTTTCTCCTTCAAAAGAGGATGATCTACAGACAAAAAAATGGATGGAAGATCGTAAAGATGAGTTCTCTACTACTGCAAACTTAACATCATTCATGAGCCTAAACTCAGATGTTGCATATGATAACAACTTTGTGAAGCCATCAGATGTTGCATCAAACCTTAAGGCATTAGTTCAAGATGGAAAATCTGGAGATGTTTATGGCCCATACCAAGAGGGTAATAGTTGGAAAATGGCTAAAATCATTGAATTCAAAGATCTACCAGATTCTGTTAAAGCAAGACACATCCTTCTTCCTGTAAGAAATCAAGCTGATTTGGTTAAAAACCAACACTTAATCGACAGTCTAAAAACAGCCATCGAATCAAATAAAACTTCATTTGCTGCAGCTGCAAAGAAATACTCTCAAGATCCAGGTTCTGCTTCAAAAGGTGGAGAACTAGGATGGTTCAGAAAAGGACAAATGGTTCCACAATTCGAAGCTGCGGCTTTCTCTGGTAAGAAAGGGCTACAGGTTGTACAATCTCAATTTGGATTCCACCTTATTGATGTTGAAAAGACTGGTAAGAAATCAAACAATGTTAAAATTGCCGTTCTTGTTCGTAATATTGAGCCAAGTACAAGTACTTATCGTGACGTATATGACAAAGCATCACAATTTGTAGCTGAAGGAACAAATAGTGAGCTTTTTGATAAGCAAGCGGAAGCAATGAAGGTTTCTCCTAGAATTGCGACTCTATCTAAGAACCAACAAGCAATCGCTGGAATTACTCACTCAAGAAGTATCATTCGTTCTGCATTCCAAGCTGAAGAGGCAAACAAACTTATCCTTGACAACAAACAAGCTGCGATATTCGAGTGTGATGACAACTTTGTTGTAGCATTGCTTTCTTCAAAGCAAGAGGAAGGTATCTCTTCTTTCAATACAGTTAAAGCACAAGTTAAATTGGCTGTTGTGAAGGAGAAAAAAGGAGTATTGATCTCTAAAGAACTTAAAGGTTCTGACCTGAACAGTATCGCTTCTGCAAACAATACAACAGTAAAGACTGCTGAGAACCTAAACTTTGCGTCATATGCAATTCCAGGTGCTGGTATTGAACCTGCTGTTATCGGTGCTGCCGCATCTTGTAAATTGAATCAAGTTTCTGCACCAGTTGTTGGTAATAACGGAGTTTATGTGGTTCAAGTAACAAATAAAACAAAGGGAACTGACAATAACGTTGTCGCAGCTCAAAAGCGTATGTCTAACGAGATATCATATAGAGCAGCTTTCCAAGCGTTTAACGAACTTAGAGAAATTTCAGATGTAAAAGACTTTAGAATTAAGTTCTACTAG
- the lptC gene encoding LPS export ABC transporter periplasmic protein LptC, with protein MLVISKYRNMVALLAIVVPTIFLFSCKSNDEEKVDLPEYKHVPISTSTNFRFTYTDSARVTLKFKSPELIIDFDEGKDEKKNRFKLCTKGFVVERYNNDGVMIGHISADYGKEYEYEHKYEARGNVVVYNEKGDTLKTEHLIYLQQDKRIYSDVFVKIIQKDRIITGDRFESDENFENRVLYNSNIRMDIEEKSIKKETK; from the coding sequence ATGTTGGTAATATCAAAATATAGGAATATGGTGGCACTACTAGCAATAGTTGTGCCCACCATATTCCTTTTTTCATGCAAAAGTAATGATGAGGAGAAAGTGGATCTACCAGAATACAAACACGTTCCTATTTCGACCTCGACAAATTTTCGTTTCACCTATACAGACTCTGCAAGAGTTACACTCAAATTTAAATCACCAGAGCTGATAATTGACTTTGATGAAGGAAAAGACGAAAAGAAAAATCGCTTTAAACTATGTACTAAGGGATTTGTTGTTGAAAGATACAATAATGATGGTGTAATGATCGGACATATATCCGCTGACTACGGAAAGGAATACGAGTATGAACATAAATACGAAGCGAGAGGAAATGTAGTGGTGTATAATGAAAAGGGAGATACTCTTAAAACAGAGCACTTGATCTATTTACAACAAGACAAGAGAATATACTCAGATGTGTTTGTCAAGATTATTCAAAAAGATCGTATTATCACAGGAGACCGCTTTGAATCAGATGAAAATTTTGAAAATAGAGTCCTATATAATTCAAATATTAGGATGGATATTGAAGAAAAAAGTATAAAAAAAGAAACAAAATAA
- a CDS encoding NAD+ synthase: MKIALSQLNYHVGNFEKNTEKIIQHIEKAKKKGADVVVFSELAICGYYPQDLLEKERFILSCMESIDKICNYSHDITVIVGAPSINNTNKGKRLYNSAFILREGKIYDTIHKTLLPTYDIFDEYRHFEPNKTFRLVNIDGKKIAITICEDIWDEQSSDNNFAQKKLYNVSPMEELSKLNPDIAINLSASPFSHDKETKRKKTIQQHASKYKLPFIYVSQVGAQTEILFDGGSVYALPDGSIQNELAYFNEDFAVVDTENRSKPTIQPFKGNIGKIHDALVAGIKDYFNKSGFSSATLGLSGGIDSAVTVVLAVEALGAENVRVLLMPSKYSSDHSVKDAEDLAKNLGIQYDLVPIVDPVLAYEKSLSDVFKGLEEDVTEENIQARIRGTLMMAISNKFGNILLNTSNKSEAAVGYGTLYGDMNGGLSVLGDVYKTDVFKLAHYINRDEEIIPVNTIVKPPSAELRPGQQDSDSLPDYDLLDSILYLYIEKSMSNEQIISHGYPRDVVERIVGMVDRNEYKRFQCPPIIRVSSKAFGGGRKMPIVAKYRN, from the coding sequence ATGAAAATAGCATTATCACAACTTAATTACCACGTTGGGAATTTCGAAAAAAACACAGAGAAAATCATCCAGCATATTGAAAAAGCCAAGAAAAAAGGAGCTGATGTAGTAGTCTTTTCTGAGCTAGCCATATGTGGATACTACCCTCAAGACCTTTTAGAAAAAGAGCGTTTCATTTTAAGCTGTATGGAGTCAATTGACAAAATATGTAATTACTCACACGATATCACAGTCATAGTTGGTGCACCTAGTATTAATAATACGAATAAAGGGAAAAGACTATACAACTCGGCATTTATACTACGAGAAGGTAAAATATACGATACAATACACAAAACCTTATTACCAACCTATGATATTTTTGATGAATATCGCCACTTTGAACCAAACAAAACGTTTAGGTTGGTAAATATCGATGGTAAAAAGATTGCTATAACTATATGCGAAGATATTTGGGATGAACAAAGTTCGGACAATAATTTTGCACAGAAGAAACTTTACAATGTCTCTCCCATGGAAGAGCTTAGTAAACTAAACCCTGATATAGCAATTAACCTTTCAGCCTCTCCTTTCTCTCATGACAAAGAGACTAAAAGGAAGAAAACGATTCAACAACATGCATCCAAATATAAGTTGCCTTTTATTTATGTCAGCCAAGTAGGAGCACAAACAGAAATACTATTTGATGGAGGTTCGGTTTATGCTCTTCCTGATGGATCTATCCAGAATGAATTGGCATATTTTAATGAAGACTTTGCTGTAGTTGATACTGAGAATAGAAGTAAACCTACCATTCAACCGTTCAAAGGAAATATTGGTAAAATTCATGATGCCCTTGTCGCGGGAATTAAAGACTATTTTAATAAATCTGGTTTTTCTTCTGCCACTTTAGGTTTATCTGGAGGAATAGACTCTGCTGTAACTGTTGTGCTTGCAGTGGAAGCACTAGGTGCTGAAAATGTTCGAGTATTACTTATGCCTTCTAAATACTCATCTGATCACTCTGTAAAAGACGCTGAGGATTTAGCAAAGAATCTAGGAATACAGTATGATCTTGTACCAATTGTTGATCCAGTACTAGCCTATGAAAAAAGTTTATCTGACGTTTTTAAAGGATTAGAAGAGGATGTAACAGAAGAGAATATTCAGGCTCGAATAAGAGGTACATTAATGATGGCAATATCTAACAAGTTTGGCAATATCTTATTGAATACCTCTAATAAAAGTGAAGCTGCTGTAGGTTATGGGACATTGTACGGCGACATGAATGGAGGACTTTCAGTTCTTGGCGATGTGTATAAGACAGACGTATTTAAACTCGCACACTACATCAATAGAGATGAAGAGATAATACCTGTAAATACTATTGTGAAACCACCATCAGCAGAATTACGTCCAGGACAACAGGATAGCGATTCACTACCAGACTATGATCTTCTAGATAGTATTCTTTATCTATACATTGAAAAATCAATGTCAAATGAGCAAATAATTTCTCATGGCTATCCAAGAGATGTTGTAGAACGTATTGTTGGAATGGTTGATCGCAATGAATATAAACGTTTTCAATGCCCTCCTATTATAAGAGTATCCTCGAAAGCTTTTGGAGGTGGTCGCAAAATGCCTATTGTTGCTAAATATCGAAACTAG